One region of Lampris incognitus isolate fLamInc1 chromosome 12, fLamInc1.hap2, whole genome shotgun sequence genomic DNA includes:
- the scarb1 gene encoding scavenger receptor class B member 1 isoform X4: MAIDKAKVAIGFLVAGVLTAFFGTVLAFVGPLIIDDQIVKNTVIDPKNDLSYTMWKDVPVPFFMSVYFFNILNPKEMLKGEKPMVEQRGPYVYRKRCQKDNITFHANNTVSYKEYRRYFFEPSMSAGNESDTVTIPNMLVLGAAVMMENLPFAVRLMISATFKTFKEGPFLTKTVGELMWGYDSGLVDFLNKYLPGMLPSTGKFGLFAEFNNSNTGLFNIFTGKDDIRKVHKVDSWNGLKKLTNWGTPQCNMINGTAGQMWPPFMTPESTLPFYSPDACRSMELVYQRPGAFKGIPLYRYVAPKTLFANGSDYAPNEGFCPCRQSGLLNVSSCRHNSPVFISHPHFFNADPVLLDYVQGLEPNEEEHGLFIDIHPQTGVPLNVSIRLQLNLYMKRVSGITRGI; encoded by the exons ATGGCCATCGACAAAGCCAAGGTAGCGATAGGGTTCTTAGTCGCAGGGGTCCTGACCGCGTTCTTCGGGACGGTGCTCGCCTTCGTTGGACCGCTGATTATTGACGACCAGATTGTGAAG AATACAGTGATTGACCCCAAGAATGATCTATCCTACACCATGTGGAAGGACGTCCCCGTCCCGTTCTTCATGTCCGTCTACTTCTTCAACATCCTCAATCCCAAGGAGATGCTAAAGGGAGAAAAACCCATGGTGGAGCAGAGGGGACCCTATGTGTACAG GAAGCGGTGCCAGAAGGACAACATCACCTTCCATGCCAACAACACGGTGTCGTACAAGGAATACCGGAGGTACTTCTTCGAGCCCAGCATGTCTGCAGGAAACGAGTCCGATACAGTCACCATCCCAAACATGCTGGTGTTG GGTGCAGCAGTGATGATGGAGAACCTGCCGTTTGCGGTGCGGCTGATGATCAGCGCCACCTTTAAAACGTTCAAAGAGGGTCCCTTCCTGACCAAGACCGTAGGGGAGCTGATGTGGGGCTACGACAGTGGACTAGTGGACTTCCTCAATAAATACTTACCCGGCATGCTGCCCTCCACTGGCAAGTTTGGCCTCTTCGCTGAG TTCAACAACTCCAACACCGGGCTGTTCAACATCTTCACTGGGAAAGACGACATCAGGAAGGTCCACAAAGTCGACTCCTGGAATGGCCTGAAGAAG CTGACGAACTGGGGAACCCCTCAGTGTAACATGATCAATGGAACAGCTGGGCAGATGTGGCCCCCCTTCATGACGCCCGAGTCCACGCTGCCTTTTTACAGCCCTGACGCCTGCAG ATCTATGGAGCTTGTTTACCAGCGCCCTGGCGCTTTCAAGGGGATCCCTCTGTATCGATATGTGGCTCCAAAAACCCTGTTTGCCAATGGATCCGACTACGCTCCCAATGAGGGCTTCTGCCCCTGCAGACAGTCTGGCTTGCTCAATGTCAGCAGCTGCCGACACA ATTCTCCTGTCTTCATCTCTCATCCTCACTTCTTCAATGCTGACCCCGTGCTCCTGGACTACGTGCAGGGCCTTGAGCCTAATGAGGAAGAACACGGTCTCTTCATCGACATTCACCCC